The Leptotrichia hongkongensis sequence TGAATGTGAAGATGAATTTAATAATGATGTGCAAAAAAGCCTTGCACAATAAAATTTAAAAAATAAAAAAGGAGAGATAACTATGAATTTAATAATATTTTCAGGCCCACCATCATCAGGAAAAACAAGCGTTATTCTAAAAACAGTAGAGGCCTTAAAATCACAAGGAATGTCAGTTGGAGTAGTAAAATTCGACTGCCTTTACACAGATGATGACAAATTGTACGCAAAAGCAGGAATTCCAGTAAAAAAAGGAATTTCAGGAGCTTTATGTCCAGACCATTTCTTCGTATCAAATATCGAAGAAGTTGTGCAATGGGGAAACAGCCTTGGGCTTTCAATATTAATTACAGAATCAGCAGGACTTTGCAATAGATGTTCGCCATATATCAAGGACATCAAGGGAGTCTGTGTAATTGACAATTTATCAGGAATTAATACGCCTAAAAAGATTGGACCATTATTAAAAGCCGCTGATATTGTGATTATTACCAAAGGAGATATTGTTTCGCAAGCTGAACGTGAAGTTTTTGCCTCACGTGTGAACTCTGTAAATCCAAAAGCTGTAACAATGCACGTTAATGGGCTTACTGGACAGGGAGCGTATGAATTAAGTACACTTCTTTACGAAAAAGAACTGGAAATAGACAGCGTTCAAGGAATGGAACTTAGATTTCCAATGCCATCGGCACTTTGCTCTTACTGCTTAGGAGAAAAGAGAATCGGTGAAAAATACCAGATGGGTAATGTCCGAAAAATGAATTTACAGCAATAAAAAAATAGATAAAAATAACAAAAAAAGGAAAAAATATGAAAAATAACGATTTAATAAATAAATTGACTATTAGTGAACTTAGCAATAAATATCCCTTCGCAGAAAACTTTTTTACTGAAAACCACTTGCCTGTGGAAACTTTTCAGGATAAGACGTTTCAC is a genomic window containing:
- a CDS encoding GTP-binding protein, translated to MNLIIFSGPPSSGKTSVILKTVEALKSQGMSVGVVKFDCLYTDDDKLYAKAGIPVKKGISGALCPDHFFVSNIEEVVQWGNSLGLSILITESAGLCNRCSPYIKDIKGVCVIDNLSGINTPKKIGPLLKAADIVIITKGDIVSQAEREVFASRVNSVNPKAVTMHVNGLTGQGAYELSTLLYEKELEIDSVQGMELRFPMPSALCSYCLGEKRIGEKYQMGNVRKMNLQQ